The window CCTTTTTAGAACGTCCAGAAAACGTTTTaagaaacatttcataaaattttaGAAAGCTTGCAAGACAAAACGTCTTAACTTTTCAGTAATGTCTATAATTTCACATAAACGTTCTAAAAACGTTCAAAGAACCCTTATCTTTTTAATACTTAGGTTGTATTGGGCATACTAGTTGTGAGATTAAACAGGCACAATCTGGAATTAATGTATCCCAATCCTAATCTTATATAATCCTACCCTAACCTCTTCCTAATATCCTACCACCTTCACCTATACAACCTATTCCTAGCTGATGCATAtgtatatcacattctttttatGCCGGCAAAAATGTTGTTATGCGTGAAGACATGGTTACGAAAATTAAATCACACATACCCTGTTTACGACTATCATGAAAATACCTCTTCATTACGagatttgaaattttgaataaaatgcacaATAACATAAGTACAATTTTAACGCAGTTAGAGAGTTGACCCAAGCATAAATATTTCAGATTtgtcttttatctatttccattacttttcaaattttgaatttttatcTTGAATTTCCACAATCATGTATGAACATTCATGATATAGAAGCCAATAGAAGACGTTTTTAAACGCTCAATAAAGACGAAAACGTAGCAGAcgtaataaaaacgttttgtggacGTTTATAAATGAAGATGACGTAGCACACATAGtaaaaacgttttgtaacgTCCAACGTACGGgacctaaaaaacaaacaaacaacgttCGTGAAACGTTATAAAACGTTATGTGTTTGTTGGAAGTGGTTGGGATAGTATGAATCCTCGCTTCCGTAGGAAACTTTGAACAGGAGTTGTCCTCTGTTCACAAGGAAATACTACCTTAAACACACATAAAGGGGTTGCTTAATCGCTGTGCCCAATCAATTGTCGAGCACCCACTTTTTGAGTATCACATCACCTCTCTTCTCCCATCTTTTCTCTAAAGTACATGGGCTCCGGCCACAATATTGAAAGGAAGCAAATATTTTACTCCTGTAAAGAGCAGATGTTGCGCGATTGAATGAACGGGTTCTAAAATGTGTTGAGGGCAATTAAAAGCATTGCACTGACAACTAAGGGGATCCCTGTTTATAGACACATTACCTCGCGGTATAACAGCGGGATGAGTGGCAGCCGCCATACGCGATAGTGAATCATTTCCTCTCCTCTTTCTCCGAGAAGGACATTGTCCCTCCTTACATGTTTCTCTTGAAGATTGAGACGCTCatgagggatataaaacaaatacacacttTATATACAGAtatggtattaccggacagcATGGTAATTCCTGGTAATGGTAGATGACAATCTCTGCGTAATAATGACATTCAATACGCGCGGGTCTTCGTAGAGTAGCCTTACAGAGCGTTGTATGGGCCGACATCGCAAAAAAATGCGACACAAACATATAGAAACGCTAAGAAGTTTACATTGCAGATTAAGAAGATATCGATTTATCACATGATTTTATCATGTAAATTGTTCGAAAGGTTCATGTAAGACCTTTTACCATACAATACGAAATATGAGCCTCATGTGCCGATTTTCTCTTAGTCGTCCGCTCGGTACGAATTTGTATGGTGAATCGAGGGTATGAATTGTGTGATTCTGGtgcatggacaaaatgtgaaaGGTGTCGATTATTCCATTACGGAAATCGTGTCCGGAATTATGATGCGATTTTACAACGCGCTAAtagataacttttttttcagaCGGTTCAACTTGAAGTCTATTTTCCAAAAATCGGAGTGAATAATTTACATAATCTCGTAAAAAATCGTGATTTTGTAGGACTTTTTGAATAACTAGAGTTGCTTTTGGTCGAAATTTTATCCTCTGAGTACGGAATACAGAGCCACAAAAAAAATAAGCTTTTCTCGGCTCTCGCAAACTAAGAGCATTCAGAGGCATGAATAGTGACTTTCCATCGAAGTAGATCTACGTCAATTCTACCATACCCTTGGCATGCCTTGGTAGATAGTCAATTTGCTATAAATTGTCCTGGGGAAAGTTGATATTATCTATACGTCGTCACTAACTCATAGGTGTTGCTAAACCCTGGAAAGTTAATGTATAAAAAGTtatttgtgtacatgtgtacaccTAGTATGACAAACGGCTTTAAAAGCTATAATATCTAACTCTACAATCAACATTTAATACAAAAAGCAAGATGAATGTGCCAGATTTGTTCCGCTGCAAGTCTTTGATTCTTCCGAAAAACCCCAACACTgtgttttcctttcttctttctctatttTGCAGAGCAACAATTAACGGAATAGCTTGCTCAGCGCTCCTCAAGAATGATTTCGTAGGTCTTGGGCAGGAGCGTGGTGATTCGATGGCCAAAGCCATAGTCTGGGACGGCGCCGGGGGGAAAGGTAACCTTGAATCGCTGGAGGACGTTCGTGAAGAAGAGAAACATTTCCATCTTGGCCAACTGCTCACCTAGACACACCCGACGAGCTGAAAACAGATTTGAAATGTCAAGACATCAGTCCCGGCGGCGACATCACTGGTGAGGACGAAACGATTACGACGTAGAGAACATAAAAGAGTTGATCGAATAAGTCATTGATCTTTGGCCAAAGCAAATTGCCATAATGTACTGTCTCTTTTCGACATTCTGAACTGAAATATACAATTAGTGCAACTAATCTTCATGACTTGATGAAACGGTTTAAAGTGCAtgatagtgtgtgtatgtgtgtgtgtgtgtgtaagtgtgggtttttttttatccataGCAGAATACTATTCAGTATGAACAATTTTATTGCTAAATACCATGTACAAAGAATCTGGAGACACTACATATCAGAGATGCTTCATTGCTcccaaacaaaaagaaagatgattAATGTCTGACATGCAAAGATTCCATAAAAGTAATGGGTGATAAATAGAAATCATGAACAGTGATGAAAATAGAAATTATGAAAAGTGATGAAATGAGCAGTGAAAGTCCTAGGCATAgacaacaacagaacaaaaaacaagctATCTAAATTAAGCCCGACATTCCGGATCAAATCTTCTGTAATTAATCTGCTTGTTTGATTTGACTAGTTTTGGGGATTTGCATTGCACCGTCAAAACCAATACACGAAGAGATGGGATGAAAGCATGTATATAACCCTTCAAAAAACCAACATAATCATAGTCAGTAAAACTCACCAACACCGAACGGTAAATACGCTTCATTCTTAACGACTTCCTTGCCGTCTTCTGACAGGAAGCGCTCTGGTCGGAACACTTCCGGGTCACCCCAAATTTTTGGGTCGTGGTGGATGTAGAGTACGTTGATCCCGATGTTCGTATCCTTTGGGATGTCGTAATCGCGGACCTTCATGTCCACCGTACATCGATGTGGGACTCCACTCGGTGCAATGGGGCGGAACCGTAATACCTCCATCAGGGTGGCCTCCGTGTAAGGCATACTGGTGCGATCTTCATACTCGGGCGTCCTCGAGTTGCCAACAACGTCATTAATTTCAGATAAAATCTGCGGCGAAACAAAGTGGTGGCAtttccacaaaaacaaaaatgtctatATCACGCAGCAAGTACTAATGATATGATAACGCCTGTTACATGAATAAGGAAATATCTTCATGGTTGCACTTTCTCAAAGGGGAGTACTTGCATATCAGTGCAATACCAATTCCCCCTTCCAGCTAAATACTATTAAATTAGTGATAAGGTAAGAATAGTAAGGATTGAGAATTAGTTTaagtttagggttagggttaggctAAGCAGTAGAGTTTAGATTAGGGTTTAAACAAGGGCTTCCCCTTGTTTAAGCCCTAATCTAAGCTCTACTGCTTAGCCTAACTCTAACCCGGGGTAATGCCTCAGGAGGCAATTGACCTAGACCCAAGGAACTCCTAATGcttctattcttcttcttttattttttcttcaaagtttgACACTTCCGACATGATACAATTTCCTCCGGCCGGTTTCAATTTTAAATGTGTAGAATTGTTGAGTGAATAAAGGAACTTTCCGAATTTTTTTCAGGACGCTGTTGCGCCCAGCAACTGATCCGTACCCCTGTAACCCTGtctgtaccagggactttggGGTATGCGTGCAAAGCTGTGGGGTTTTTTGAGCCAATCGGCACTCAGagcacacagagggttaaaattgaAATCCTCCTCCTTCCCTCTTTCAATCTGGCTTCTAATTCATGGTGTTGATCAATGTCCTCGCTCAGTAGGATCTTTCAGGAATCTCTAACGGAACGCTGACATTAAGGTCTACATAAATATTCTGTGCTGTTAAAGTGTGGACAATACATCGTACTGGTCTTACCATCAATCCTCAAAAGAAGCTCATGTTACTCCAGTGAGACAGGTGACAGCCCTAAACTTTCTCACCTTCTCTTGGATTTCAGGATACCCAGCGACGAAGAGAAATGCCCACAGCAGTGTCGTCGACGTTGTCTCCGTTCCAGCCAGGAAGAGATCGAATATCAGGGCCCATGCCTTCTCCATCCCAAACTCCGTCTTCTCCCCGGATTTCTGGGCACGCTGTACCTCCAACAGGTACATGTCGATGACGTCTCTGACGTCATTGGGGTCAAAGTTCTTCTCGTGTTCCCGGATGTCGTCTTCCAGGAACTTTTTGACTTCAAGGAGGTTTCTTCGCCGTTCGTTCATAAAGAAGACAGGCAGGGTTGACAGGACACCTGGGTCCTCGGCCACGAAGTAGTTGATCCGCCTGATCATCTCCTTGAACTTCGGATCGGAGTACTCGAAGCGGTGGCCGAAATTGATGGCGCAGATGATGTTGGAGACAGCGTTGTTGATCACGAGGGCGGGGTTAAAGGGAGAGCCGTTATAACCTGCCATGGCCTCGGCCAGAATTCGGGCCTCCTGATTGATGCTGTGCTGTAAGCTCTTCTTGCCCATGCCGAAGTTACGGAGAGCTGCCAGCCCGAATCGACGGTGGTCAACCCATTCTTGGCCATTGGAAAATATGATTCCACCTGAAATAGAAGCACGGGTCATGTGTGAACTAGAAGGGTGAGTACAGTACGGAAGGGTGAGAAGAGTACAGTTAGTCGAAACTGTGCTTACACTTTGGTCATATGCAGAGCTCACCACATTCAGCACTGTTATCAagtatttatcatcatcattgtaacTACCGTCAATAGATCATTTTCATGATTACTGTCGTTTTTTTAGATCGAAAGAGGACACAATTGCTTGCTAAAGCCAAAATCAAtctcgaaaaaaaaaccccacacattCCGGAGAAGATAAAGGTCATACCTTTGTAGTTTGTTACAGCCTTTAACTCCCAGAATTCCTCTCTGTCACTGGTGACGTCAGCCCGTCTGACCAGAACGTCCTTCACCAACTCAAGACTGCCCAGGAACACGTAATCCTCATATCCGTCGGATAGATAGACGATGTCACCGTACCTATAGTGATGGACGGGAAAAATGCAACacttttcacttttcacaatgtTCTCGGCCTCccctttgttttgatttaaacCCATTACACATTCTGCTGCACATTATGTATTCACCGATGTGAACTTAGACAAACTCGTCTACTGCATTTGATAACCCGTATGTCTTGCGTGGTAGATTGTAATAGACATTGTCTTATGAATGGTGTCATGCACGGGAAATATCAATCACTCATATAATTACTGTTAATGTTTGACAATGGGCTGAGctcatttgcccccccccccccacaacaatACACTATTGACTGCTTCCCCGAGGTTCAACGCGTCTTTGATAACATCCTGTTGATTCACTTCCATCTCGGCTCACGTACCATTCTGAACTTTTCTTGCTTCCCAATGCACTTATACAAATTTGTTATCACTTACTGTCTCGCAAAAGCACAAGAGATGGGAAAAATCTGTACATGAAGGTAAAGCCgtggtcacaactcgccgtaCTTGCAAGTGCGTGCTGTCTACTTACAAAAACGTGGGCAAAATTTGGGGATCCGTACGTAGTAAGTACCGCCTCCGCACGAATTTTCGAGCACGCAGACACGCTGTAGCACTTTTAGGACCCGAGGAACTTTCGCTGCGTTCGGGCTACGGATTCACCCTAAGTGCGGGCAACGTACGTGCACTCTACAGCGAACGTGCGTACAACGCACTGACTCCGTGCGTTTTTTGAAATTTTCCCACCGTCACTTGCTCGGCTGACTGCACACGTAGCACGTACGTGTTGAGCACGTAATAAGTGCGCAGCCCGTGTTTATTCGACACTTCCCTGAGTTCAACTGTTCCATAGAGCACGCAGTCTGTACCGAACTTGCCGAATAAGCACCTGCTCCGCACTTAAAACGTAAGTTGTGCGCAGTGATCTCTGCAAGGTACACGAACCGAGCCGACGGACGAGTATCATCATTTTCGTCTCCAAGATGTCATGATGATGGCAATTATACATTCATACTGTTCTATTTCACCTACCGGGCAGAAATTCCCTGTAAGGATTATAGGATCGAAAAAATCGCATACACAGTAAAATGATTGTTATATCACTTGAAAAGGCTTTCAAAACTCTTTCGAATTGTGTCACaaattgaaataattatgttatagGACCCTTCTGCATGGTAGGCGATTagtaatatatctatatatatgtatatacacacacttgtATACACTTGTACCATATTTTGTGGCacataaaacaaagtaaaaaaacttCTTGAAGAAGCAAAACATATAGAAATCTTGAGCTCTGAATGGTCAATGCATGAAGTGACAGGATTTTtggagtttaaaaaaaaatacatttaagaTCTGCACAAGCGTGGTTAAAAGGCATTGATCATCATTGTATATGCAGAACAGTGATAAAGTCAGTACCATTCTCTGAAATTGagaatgtgtatattttgaaattaaggaAGGAAGAATTTTTTATGACAGTATTACCTTATATAGGACCTTAATTGCAAACGTGACACCTTTTAGTCTCAGATGAAACTGCAAActcataggcctacattcattGTTCTATTAATATGCTGATAAATCTAGCTAAAAATGCCTCCATGTCTGAAATGCCACCACCTCTGAAACTGGGTATAAAGATGGCAGACTTAATAACAGCAAATTATACGCATCTCACCTCAAGTGCCAATGTGTTAGGATGTTTTTATCCaaataatgttatacaatgtCATTGTATACCTGATATTGACATTAGCCTATTAGCCTACATCAGGTATACAATGCCATTTTATACGTGATGTAACCTAGGTCCTATACATAGAGCTGTACAGCTCTTTGGTCCTATACCTGATATAGCctattaaccctttctctgtcaatcagtcaaatatgcacacattcCACATATTTCacttagtttatttatttcaatctcatttctttcaacagaatatataaaaacctatagacatgaaatgaatatgacacaCAGAAGGTTAAACTACTATACATCCATGGAGAAGAAGTATGATTATACATCTGAAGAACCTTGGAAGGTGATcctataattaggcctaccctAGTAGCATCTGacggggagaaaaaaaatcatcgcacTTGCACGCACTTACATCATGCGACAGAGTAGGGATACCTTACGTGAGCAGCACGTGTAATTACAGCCTCCGCAAGAGAACGTAGCAATCTCACGCAGATTGTAAGTTGTAAGCACGTACAACTCACTTACCACGTGCACAACGTACGATGCACGTAACCCCTCATTGCCAGGCGTGGCGTGCGGGCAACGTACTTACATCCTGCGCAACCGTGCGAGTGTCGTGCGTTGACGTACTTCCTCCCTGCGCTAGTCACTTCCTCCCCACGTTTTTAGAAAAAACGTGAACGCCGTGGCCTCCGCCAAGGACGTACGGACGAAAAGCACGCACGGCGAATTGTGACCAgggcttaacccgttgaggacggtttgattttgctacaacacgcatttcccatagacacctgcccgagtatactcgggactcgtcctcaacgggacGCATTCTATCGAGCGTGACATCGTGTACGTTCATCATCTTTATAGGCAGAATGAGAAAAATTCTTCCAAACTGAATTTATTCATAataattttatgtgtgtgttggaGGCGCATGTTAACATTATGTTTCACTCGCGTAAGAGGTTGCAGTCAGAAACAAAGATCCTATAATAGGAGATGCCCACAAATGTAGATCAAATGTCGTTAGACTGTTCCGAATCCAGTCCAGCGCAGACGCCAGATATTATGTTGGAATTTGCTTATTCATCACAACAATTTTGCTACCTACCTTCCTTTACCATAGTAAATCTGAGTATATAGGCATCGAAGGAATGATACATTGTGGGTTATTAACctaatacagaaaaaaaaaaaaccttgtgaaCAAAACCATGAATGCGCCATTGTTTAGTCCTCTTATTCACGAAACTTACATCTCCATCTTTCGACTCGTCCGCGCTATAACTGCCAATAAACATCTGAACATTGAGCAAGAGTTATTGTGTGACATTGCCTGAAGGTAATGAAACGCTAGGTGGCGCCATTTTGTTATTCCTACATTGACCTCCTTCGGAGAGGTCGACTGATGAACGCGAAGACGCAACTGCCGCTCTAATGTTGAGTACATGACACTGACGTCAGTGGTCCATCCACACGCATCACTTCTCCATCCACACGCATCAGTTCCTGGCCTGGAACTCGAATTTTCTGACATCTATGAGCTTTGGACCTCGGACCCCTATGTCAAGGGTCAGATTGCATTTATCTCGTCTCGGTTCCACGGCGGCGTATACTTACTCCTCGTTGAGTTTCCTGACGAGTTCGATGGGGTTCTGGAACAGACGGGCGAGAGCCGTAAGGTAGTTGAGAGGCCACGGGATCTTGATGGGCCCAGGAGGGAGGTTCAGCTGTTTCGATCGCGTCTGCTGCGGCATGATCAGCATGAGGAGGAGACTGACTACCACGCCCAAGAGTATGCTGCTGTATCCAACGTCGGAAGCGACGTCGACGAAGAAGCTGGCCATGATGTTGACAATGATTTCAAGGTTCAGTGGATGCCTGTTATAACTACTTTAGGTAGTCGCTGGAATCAACATAGACAGATTGCAAATACATGAATATAGAGATATCAACTTATAAACAGCAGCAACAGAGAGTTATTAATACACATCGATATATATTTTATCTTGGAATCTGAGGGTGAACGGAAAAGATTTAGAGAGTGAGAaggaaggacaaaaaaaaaaacaccgtaAGTATAGACTATAGGTTTAGAAAGGTCAGCAACATCTTCACCGCTATTATCTTCAGCTCCCTGGATAAAAATAGACAAATAATCGAGAGGGCGCTATGACATAGTGGATACGACTCACTACTCCTAATCCggggacccgagttcgaatcccgcccagtgcttacgtccttggacaagatgtttttacgcACAATGTCTCTCTCGACCAAGGTGTATagatgggtacctggcaacgctctAGGATAATAATAActgcagggccctctggtagagcagtggcaacactgaagaggctacccaggataaagaagaccttattaATATCAATACGAGGactattggggggggggagggtggggacGGGAACTTAGGCCATTGAAGGAATgcatcccctaatctttcttctttttttcttttttttgatattcCAGCATAATCGTCCTCCGCTTTACTCTCTTTCACTCCATTAGTTTGTGTTAATGCATCTCAAACgagatttgtgaaatttcatGGATTTTCTTGTGAGAGAAACCTAGATTATAAACAAGTAATCAATATTAccaatgaagagtttgtttgcaaaaaccgataagtccatttttgaagattttgaagtaagatctctgtcataaagtacaaaataataccttttaaatgatatattggtcactacatataaaggtacatttttgaagttatgctctaaagaagcaaaaaaaaaatcttattattctctttatttttcttgacctttaatcgcaaatatctccatttggcaaatatggacttatcggtttttgcaaacaaactcttcaaatattctaTAGTATCCTTAaacatatatatcttttttcttattgttaaAGTGTAGAAGTAGTCATTATCATAAGTACTAACACTGGTTACCAGGAAAGACCAGCTGGTGTAGCCGAATAATAGCTATCCAACAATCTTttacagatggaaaatgaaatcaaaacttACATCATTGCAGATATTTGCATTAGTTTTACTGAAGCAAGAATAGTTCTCTTTAGCCGTATGGTTTACCATTGGCATGATTGGGAGGAGTGATCTAAGaaatttgataaaatattaggagatatcactatttttgtcaataaaccataactggaGACGGTTTATCTTAGAAACAAtttctattgttcacattttgtatatcttaaatacttaacatcgattatactgattaatattgtacattggttgtttcatccctaactcacattttagggCTAGTTTGAAGCACTATAATACCATTATGGTAtacagctgggtttttgtttcatgtgtaaATGGTAAATAGTGCCTTTTGCTTCATAATAATGGTGGTGCGTTTGTTTCGAAATGACGACTTAGGGTGCTCCgagagtgtgtgtgcgtgtgtgtgtgtatgtgtgtacgtagtTATTGCGGTCAACTACCAGCATATTGTACATATTGTAAGTTTGGGATCCCGCccattgttaaagggatggcacagtattggtgtagatgagaattgggcttttaactttttgtgagataccaataaaacatttatgatatagtacagagcatattaTTTTAAGTAGTGTTAAGaggaatacaaagtttatttgatgaaaatctggtttggaatgactgaaacatccaaagacaaagtaaaacaaagcgatcgtaataaagtgtgggtcccacactttattagaatcgctcttttttggatatctcagccatttcaaaatcaattttcatcaaataaatgttaaattcctcatagaattacatgctctttcatattatttcataagaagtttctcattatctcaccaaaaaatgttagaaacctgaaattaagtctctaccaaaactatacgatccctctAACAACAAGCTTCAAGAAGAGAATGGGGTCGTAGCATCAAGCGTATCAGTACAGTATTTGAACTTGTTAATATTCGGGTGTCACGCGCGCAATATTACTTCGCTCAATGAGCATGAACAATACCTTCGTATGATGCAGGCACTGCCACGTCATTTGACAACCGAACCCCGCCACGCTTTTATGACAGTCGCTGCATACCAGATGCCAATTAAACTTAGAGGCAGCGAAATTTTTTATTTGATCAATCGGCTATTAAActgtaaaaaacaaagtattCGTGTCTGTTAGCTTCCCTTCATTAGTACCTGGTAAACAAAACATCGTCATCTTGActtaaaggcccggtcccactgcacttacggatgcaaagaggatgttaAGCGTacaaaaaaatcttgccatccgttggaaaacgctacgaatccgctgtgtacccatcgcatacgtgtttcatccgctctatccatcgagcatccgtccactgtgatttcatccgcgcaaaaagttttaagctgcttaaaacttttagaacggatgaactttccgctgtgtacgatgtaaatccgcgacatacgagcaacaaacgttgtatgtccgtgcggcatcccttaaacatccgctgcatcctctctgcatcctctgggcatcctcgcaactcacatccgctgcagctaaaaacggaaagagggaggaaagatatggtacatggaacgtctttacatcgttaatagcacggaaatagaaaggatgtaagcgtatgcatctcgtatataaagcatttcgaaagcatccgctctgcatccgctctgcattcgctctgcatccactctgcatccgctttttccaCTATGGTgactatgcgtccgtttcgcaattatccccggtaaccccttcggagctgtcatccccttccatccgcttttatccgctaggcttccgatgaacatccgtttaacatccccgctacatactaccaacgcccgttctatttccgttctgttac of the Diadema setosum chromosome 16, eeDiaSeto1, whole genome shotgun sequence genome contains:
- the LOC140239555 gene encoding cytochrome P450 2J4-like, with the translated sequence MGKKSLQHSINQEARILAEAMAGYNGSPFNPALVINNAVSNIICAINFGHRFEYSDPKFKEMIRRINYFVAEDPGVLSTLPVFFMNERRRNLLEVKKFLEDDIREHEKNFDPNDVRDVIDMYLLEVQRAQKSGEKTEFGMEKAWALIFDLFLAGTETTSTTLLWAFLFVAGYPEIQEKILSEINDVVGNSRTPEYEDRTSMPYTEATLMEVLRFRPIAPSGVPHRCTVDMKVRDYDIPKDTNIGINVLYIHHDPKIWGDPEVFRPERFLSEDGKEVVKNEAYLPFGVARRVCLGEQLAKMEMFLFFTNVLQRFKVTFPPGAVPDYGFGHRITTLLPKTYEIILEER